A genomic window from Deltaproteobacteria bacterium includes:
- a CDS encoding putative hydro-lyase, whose product MKKIDFPCQIRQKIRKGLWAKPTSGLAPGYAQANLVILDRNYAFDFLLFCQRNSKPCPVLEVIEPGQIEPRRTAPGADLMTDLPLYRIWERGKLKEEVREISSFFNPGLVSFLMGCSFSFEEALIGAGIPIRNIDENKNVSMYITNRKCDPAGPFSAPLVVSMRPIQEELVPRAVQVTARYALVHGAPVHIGNEKKLGIKDLGKPDFGDPVTIQKGETPVFWACGVTSALAALSAKSEVCITHAPGHMFITDIKNETLAVT is encoded by the coding sequence ATGAAAAAGATCGATTTCCCATGTCAGATCAGACAAAAAATCCGGAAGGGCCTTTGGGCCAAACCTACCAGCGGTTTGGCTCCGGGCTATGCCCAGGCCAATTTGGTCATCCTGGATCGGAACTATGCCTTTGACTTCCTCCTTTTCTGCCAAAGAAACTCCAAGCCCTGTCCTGTCCTGGAGGTCATCGAACCGGGTCAGATTGAACCCCGAAGGACCGCTCCGGGAGCGGACCTAATGACCGATCTTCCCTTGTACCGGATTTGGGAAAGGGGGAAGCTGAAAGAGGAGGTTCGGGAAATTTCTTCTTTTTTTAATCCCGGCCTGGTTTCCTTCTTAATGGGTTGCAGCTTTTCTTTTGAAGAGGCCCTGATTGGGGCGGGCATTCCCATCCGAAACATCGACGAAAACAAAAACGTCTCCATGTATATCACCAACCGGAAATGCGATCCGGCCGGGCCTTTTTCCGCTCCCTTGGTGGTCTCCATGAGGCCCATCCAGGAGGAGCTGGTCCCCCGGGCCGTACAGGTCACCGCCCGTTATGCCTTGGTGCACGGTGCGCCTGTTCATATAGGGAATGAAAAAAAGTTGGGGATAAAAGATCTTGGAAAACCGGATTTCGGGGACCCGGTGACCATCCAAAAAGGGGAGACGCCGGTCTTCTGGGCCTGCGGGGTCACTTCCGCCCTGGCGGCCTTATCGGCCAAGTCGGAGGTTTGTATCACCCATGCCCCAGGACACATGTTCATCACCGATATCAAGAATGAAACCCTGGCCGTAACGTGA
- the pxpB gene encoding 5-oxoprolinase subunit PxpB, which produces MGHPKILPCGDSAVAVEFGSVIDPLINREVYALFNKLKAEPPLGLIDLIPTYRSLLVQYDPTVLSFKDLQKIVFSFSELSGGAAETVGRLVEIPVCYGNAYGPDLKVVADYLHLTEEEIIEIHSKAVYQVYMIGFTPGFPYLGGLDPRLFAPRKKVPRELVPAGTVGIADQQTGIYPIDSPGGWQLIGRTPIKLFDLDREEVFYLKPGDRVKFNPISEEEFEHH; this is translated from the coding sequence ATGGGTCATCCCAAAATCCTTCCCTGCGGCGATTCAGCCGTAGCCGTCGAATTCGGATCCGTCATCGATCCGTTGATAAACCGTGAGGTCTATGCTTTATTTAATAAGCTGAAGGCTGAGCCGCCATTAGGACTCATCGATTTAATCCCCACCTATCGCTCCCTCCTGGTCCAATACGATCCAACCGTGTTATCCTTTAAAGACCTTCAAAAAATCGTCTTCTCCTTTAGCGAATTATCGGGAGGCGCTGCCGAAACCGTGGGCCGTCTGGTCGAGATCCCGGTTTGTTATGGGAACGCCTATGGGCCGGATCTTAAGGTGGTGGCTGACTACCTTCATTTAACCGAAGAGGAGATTATTGAAATCCATTCGAAGGCCGTTTATCAGGTTTACATGATCGGGTTTACCCCGGGCTTTCCTTACCTGGGGGGATTGGACCCCCGGTTGTTTGCGCCTCGGAAAAAAGTTCCCAGGGAATTAGTCCCGGCCGGCACGGTTGGTATTGCCGACCAACAGACCGGGATCTATCCCATCGACAGTCCCGGGGGCTGGCAGTTGATCGGACGGACCCCGATCAAGCTTTTTGACCTGGACCGGGAAGAGGTCTTTTATCTGAAGCCCGGGGACCGGGTGAAATTTAACCCCATAAGTGAAGAAGAATTTGAACACCATTAG
- a CDS encoding ABC transporter ATP-binding protein, with the protein MLDIKRIEVRYTGLPVIQDISLRVDQGELVSVVGGNGAGKTTLFKAVMGVLRPTQGQMTFNGIGLIGLKTAEIVRKGIVCIPEDRKLFRPLSVEENLFLGAYVLKDKVRIDELLSRVYTLFPRLGERRLQAAATLSGGEQQMLAIGRGLMSDPKLLLLDEPSLGLAPILVDEVFRVIDQLKSQGMTILLVEQNVREALEICDHGYILQTGRTILEGPGEELLKSDAVQKAFLGL; encoded by the coding sequence ATGTTGGACATAAAGCGCATCGAAGTCCGTTACACCGGGCTCCCGGTCATCCAGGACATCTCCCTCCGCGTGGATCAGGGGGAGCTGGTCTCTGTGGTCGGCGGGAACGGGGCCGGGAAGACCACCCTTTTCAAGGCCGTCATGGGGGTTCTGCGTCCGACCCAAGGTCAGATGACGTTTAACGGGATCGGCCTGATAGGGTTAAAGACCGCTGAAATCGTCCGCAAAGGCATCGTCTGCATACCGGAGGATCGAAAATTATTCCGGCCCCTTTCGGTGGAGGAAAATCTTTTTCTGGGAGCCTATGTCCTCAAGGACAAGGTGCGCATCGATGAGCTTTTAAGTCGGGTCTATACCCTTTTCCCCCGCTTGGGAGAGAGACGCCTTCAGGCCGCAGCCACCCTTTCCGGGGGAGAACAACAGATGCTAGCCATCGGCCGGGGTCTCATGTCCGATCCCAAGCTATTGCTCCTGGATGAACCCTCCCTGGGCTTGGCCCCCATCCTGGTGGATGAAGTCTTTCGGGTCATCGATCAACTAAAAAGTCAGGGCATGACCATCCTACTGGTGGAACAAAATGTGCGCGAGGCCCTGGAAATTTGTGATCACGGCTATATCCTGCAAACGGGTCGAACGATCCTGGAAGGCCCGGGAGAAGAACTTCTGAAAAGCGATGCCGTCCAAAAGGCCTTTCTGGGCCTCTAA
- a CDS encoding LamB/YcsF family protein → MQIDINCDMGESFGSYKIGEDEKIIPYITSANISCGYHAGDPMVMAQTLEMAKKHGVAVGAHPGYPDLLGFGRRNLQTFPGEIKNYLLYQIGALKALAKACGLSLQHVKPHGALYNLAAQDEKTAREVIEAVKAFDPEIILVLLAGSKGAQLAAASGLKVAQEVFPDRAYLKDGRLAPRIMAGAVIHDPDRVKERIVKLISFGTITSLEGKEITLKADTLCIHGDTPGAWKVARILNKELKKSGIKPAPLSKKFI, encoded by the coding sequence ATGCAGATCGATATCAACTGCGATATGGGGGAAAGTTTCGGTTCTTATAAAATCGGCGAAGACGAAAAGATTATCCCCTATATTACATCGGCCAACATCTCCTGCGGTTATCACGCCGGAGACCCCATGGTCATGGCCCAAACCTTGGAAATGGCCAAAAAGCACGGTGTGGCCGTGGGAGCCCATCCCGGATACCCGGATTTATTGGGATTCGGCCGACGAAACTTGCAGACCTTCCCCGGAGAAATCAAAAATTATCTCCTTTATCAGATAGGGGCCTTGAAAGCCCTGGCCAAGGCCTGCGGCCTTTCCCTCCAGCATGTAAAACCCCACGGGGCCTTATATAATCTGGCCGCCCAGGATGAAAAAACGGCCCGAGAAGTGATCGAAGCCGTTAAGGCCTTTGATCCGGAAATAATTCTGGTGCTCTTAGCCGGGTCGAAGGGTGCCCAATTAGCCGCCGCCTCCGGGCTAAAGGTAGCCCAGGAGGTATTTCCGGACCGGGCCTATTTAAAAGACGGCCGACTGGCACCCAGGATCATGGCCGGGGCGGTGATCCATGACCCAGACCGGGTCAAAGAAAGGATCGTTAAACTCATTTCCTTCGGGACCATAACCAGTCTGGAAGGAAAGGAAATTACACTGAAAGCGGATACCCTCTGCATTCATGGCGACACACCCGGGGCCTGGAAGGTGGCCAGGATCCTCAACAAGGAATTAAAAAAATCAGGGATTAAACCGGCCCCTCTATCTAAAAAGTTTATTTGA
- a CDS encoding long-chain-fatty-acid--CoA ligase: MESTISGIEKGGVSIHLAELLFKAARAYPQKEAIRCHQATWSYEQFFERIGRLAHFLKAQGLGPGRAVAILHYNCHVFLEAYFATALIGAILVPLNYRLSTREIEFILKDSESRLLIAHSDFFPKIEGLGSLTPSLKTTLWVDPNDQTRSRGLDYEEALRTSSSDPLQDWGPGDEATAQIYYTSGTTGRPKGVMLSHKNGYLHALGTIAELQLTDSDVWIHVAPLFHLADAWATWAITWVGGTHVLVREFEPKAVLESMVREKVTISNMIPTMLNLLIHHPDFSGYIFPDLRVLLSGGAPIAPEVVRKIMQGFGCDYIQTYGMTETSPYLTLSLLKGHLKQLPPEEQFVYKAKTGRAFIGVSLKVVRENGEEVRPDDQEVGEIIVRGDTITKGYWKLPEETEKAIQNGWLHTGDLAVIDGEGYVNIVDRKKDMILTGGENVYSTEVENILYQFPKTLEAAVFGVPDAKWGEAVHAAVVLKEGQQASEEEIIRFCKTNLAHYKAPKSITFLDHLPRTGSGKLYKKGLRDPFWDKYDKKVH, encoded by the coding sequence TTGGAAAGTACCATAAGCGGAATTGAGAAAGGAGGGGTTTCCATTCACTTAGCCGAACTTTTATTTAAAGCGGCCCGGGCCTATCCTCAAAAAGAGGCTATTCGCTGCCATCAGGCAACTTGGAGCTATGAACAGTTTTTTGAACGGATCGGTCGGCTGGCCCATTTTCTGAAAGCCCAGGGATTGGGACCGGGCCGGGCGGTGGCCATTTTGCATTACAACTGTCATGTTTTTCTGGAGGCCTATTTTGCCACCGCCCTGATCGGAGCCATTCTCGTCCCCCTCAATTATCGTTTATCCACCCGGGAAATAGAATTTATTCTCAAGGATTCGGAATCCCGATTATTAATCGCCCATTCTGATTTTTTCCCTAAGATCGAAGGCCTTGGGTCTTTAACCCCTTCGCTTAAAACCACCCTCTGGGTGGATCCAAATGACCAGACCCGGTCTCGAGGGTTAGATTACGAAGAGGCGTTAAGGACATCCTCTTCAGACCCGCTCCAGGATTGGGGACCCGGTGATGAGGCTACGGCCCAGATTTATTACACCAGCGGAACGACCGGGAGACCCAAGGGGGTCATGCTGAGCCACAAAAATGGCTACCTCCATGCCCTGGGGACTATTGCCGAACTGCAGTTGACGGATTCCGACGTCTGGATCCATGTGGCTCCCCTTTTCCATCTGGCCGATGCCTGGGCCACCTGGGCCATTACCTGGGTGGGCGGCACCCATGTTCTGGTTAGGGAATTTGAACCCAAAGCGGTTCTGGAGTCCATGGTCCGGGAAAAGGTGACGATTTCCAACATGATCCCCACCATGTTGAATCTGCTGATCCATCATCCGGATTTTTCGGGCTATATCTTCCCGGATCTTCGGGTGTTGTTAAGCGGCGGGGCACCCATCGCCCCGGAGGTGGTTCGGAAAATTATGCAGGGGTTCGGCTGCGATTACATTCAGACCTACGGCATGACGGAAACCAGCCCCTATCTGACCCTTTCCCTATTGAAGGGACATCTGAAACAATTGCCCCCTGAAGAACAATTCGTCTACAAGGCCAAGACCGGCAGGGCCTTTATCGGCGTTTCTCTGAAGGTAGTCCGGGAGAACGGGGAAGAGGTCCGGCCGGATGATCAGGAGGTGGGTGAAATTATTGTCCGGGGGGACACGATCACCAAGGGTTATTGGAAGCTGCCGGAAGAAACCGAAAAGGCCATCCAAAACGGCTGGCTTCATACCGGGGACCTGGCGGTCATCGATGGAGAGGGGTATGTGAATATCGTCGACCGGAAAAAGGATATGATCTTGACCGGAGGAGAAAATGTCTATTCCACTGAAGTGGAAAATATCTTATACCAGTTTCCCAAGACCCTTGAGGCCGCGGTCTTCGGTGTCCCGGATGCAAAATGGGGGGAAGCCGTGCACGCCGCCGTGGTATTGAAAGAAGGACAACAAGCCTCCGAGGAGGAAATTATCCGGTTTTGTAAAACAAACCTGGCCCATTATAAGGCCCCGAAGTCGATAACCTTTCTCGATCATTTACCCCGGACCGGATCAGGAAAACTCTATAAAAAGGGTTTGCGTGATCCCTTCTGGGATAAATATGATAAAAAGGTGCATTGA
- a CDS encoding biotin-dependent carboxyltransferase family protein, translating into MNTIRIIRPGPLTTVQDQGRYGFQDRGVPVSGAMDQTAYRLGNLLAGNSGKDASLEITLGGFTAVFLRDTWFAVTGAEQEARLNNKIIPTWTAHQAAKGDVLSLVFGRKGARWYLAVAGGFEVPLVMGSRSTYLRGGFGGLAGRALRKGDVLESGPPIRPGIFSSLPAEFIPIYSREPILRVVLGPQDDAITAEGLATFLTADYSVTQRSDRMGCLLAGPPIRHKTGPDILSDAMAFGSIQIPGSGQPIILMADRQTIGGYVKIATVATVDLPLIAQAFPGYRVQFKAIGIEEAQELYIKKEKQIALWF; encoded by the coding sequence TTGAACACCATTAGGATCATACGTCCCGGACCGCTGACTACGGTCCAGGATCAGGGCCGTTATGGTTTCCAGGACCGGGGCGTGCCCGTATCCGGGGCCATGGATCAGACCGCCTATCGTCTCGGCAACCTTTTGGCCGGCAATTCGGGAAAGGACGCCTCTCTGGAGATCACCTTGGGCGGATTCACCGCCGTGTTTTTAAGGGACACCTGGTTTGCCGTAACCGGTGCCGAGCAGGAAGCCCGCCTGAACAACAAAATCATACCTACCTGGACCGCTCATCAGGCGGCCAAGGGGGATGTCCTTTCTTTGGTCTTTGGGCGAAAAGGCGCCCGTTGGTACTTAGCCGTGGCCGGAGGGTTTGAGGTTCCCTTGGTCATGGGAAGCCGGTCCACTTATCTGCGCGGCGGGTTCGGAGGATTGGCTGGACGGGCTTTACGCAAAGGAGATGTCCTGGAATCAGGCCCACCGATCCGTCCGGGAATTTTTTCATCCTTGCCGGCGGAATTTATTCCCATCTATAGTCGTGAACCCATCCTGCGGGTGGTCCTGGGCCCCCAGGACGATGCGATTACCGCAGAAGGGCTGGCCACCTTCTTAACGGCTGATTATAGCGTCACCCAACGGAGCGACCGGATGGGCTGTCTTTTGGCCGGCCCCCCCATAAGGCACAAAACCGGGCCGGACATCCTCTCCGACGCCATGGCCTTCGGTTCCATCCAGATTCCCGGAAGCGGCCAACCGATCATCCTCATGGCCGACCGTCAGACCATCGGGGGGTATGTCAAGATTGCCACCGTGGCTACCGTTGATCTGCCCCTCATCGCCCAAGCCTTCCCTGGTTATCGGGTTCAATTTAAGGCCATCGGAATAGAGGAAGCCCAGGAGCTTTACATCAAAAAAGAAAAGCAGATTGCTCTATGGTTTTAA
- a CDS encoding TAXI family TRAP transporter solute-binding subunit, with product MERKSHYLNRRDFLKISSAVGLGILIYSPDQVLAQTKVRLSVVTGGTGGVYYPYGGGMAAVLTKYLPGVEVTAEVTAASVDNCKLVAAQKADLGFVMGDVAYDAYMGTGKFKDKLPIRNLAVLYSNFMHVVALDGKGINKVSDLKGKKISTGAPGSGTEVKALRVLEAYGINPDKDITRDRLGASESAGALKDNKIDAYFWDGGLPTASILDIAATPGIKIKLIGHEDGVAKMVAKYGPVYFKGNIPKNTYPGIASDTHVAAVANILICHEKLDAALAYNILKTLFAHKPELVAVHKEANHLTLEGAVHGTPIPYHPGAVKYYKEKGAKI from the coding sequence ATGGAGAGGAAAAGTCATTATTTGAATCGCAGGGATTTTCTAAAAATTTCCAGTGCTGTCGGATTGGGAATCCTGATTTATTCCCCGGACCAGGTTTTAGCCCAAACCAAAGTCCGGCTATCCGTCGTTACCGGGGGGACCGGGGGGGTCTATTACCCCTATGGGGGAGGGATGGCCGCAGTCCTGACCAAATATTTGCCTGGGGTGGAGGTAACGGCCGAAGTCACCGCCGCCTCGGTGGACAACTGCAAATTGGTGGCCGCCCAAAAGGCCGATCTGGGTTTTGTCATGGGTGATGTGGCTTATGATGCCTATATGGGGACCGGGAAATTCAAGGATAAACTCCCCATCCGCAATCTGGCCGTACTCTATTCCAACTTTATGCATGTCGTGGCCTTGGATGGAAAAGGCATCAATAAAGTCTCCGACCTGAAAGGGAAAAAAATATCGACCGGTGCCCCGGGATCAGGGACGGAAGTTAAGGCCTTACGGGTTTTGGAGGCTTATGGTATTAATCCCGACAAGGATATTACCCGGGATCGGCTGGGGGCCAGCGAATCGGCCGGGGCCTTGAAAGATAATAAGATCGATGCCTATTTCTGGGACGGAGGGCTGCCGACCGCTTCCATCCTGGATATCGCCGCTACGCCGGGGATCAAAATTAAACTGATCGGCCACGAGGATGGTGTAGCCAAAATGGTGGCCAAATACGGACCGGTCTATTTCAAAGGAAACATCCCCAAAAACACCTACCCTGGAATTGCTTCGGACACCCATGTGGCCGCCGTCGCCAATATCTTGATCTGCCATGAAAAACTGGATGCCGCCCTGGCTTATAATATCTTAAAAACCTTGTTTGCCCATAAACCGGAACTGGTGGCCGTTCATAAAGAGGCCAACCACCTGACCCTGGAAGGGGCGGTGCATGGCACCCCTATTCCTTACCATCCGGGAGCGGTCAAGTATTATAAGGAAAAAGGGGCAAAAATCTAA
- a CDS encoding TRAP transporter fused permease subunit, producing the protein MDSEPRGDQESSEPLINEERIKEAEKYIEEEEGVTRRLSGPFETFITIMAVAMSLYHLYAAVGTVTTQILRGVHVAFVFFLGFLVFPPLKRLKNRIAWYDIGLAFLGVATIVYMLVDFEEFIYRAVTPTFWDKAFGIIFILLVLEVVRRATGWIMPFISILFLIYAYMGPQLPSPWTHRGYDVERIVGHMYMTLEGIFGVPIDVSATFIILFTIYGAFLEYSGAGKFFIDFSFAAMGRKPTGAGRTVTLASFLLGGPSGSGVATTVTLGSVAYPMLAKAGYDKESAGGLLSAGGIGAIISPPVLGAAAFLIAEILKISYLDVLRMAVMPTLLYYLSIFLMVEFDAKKFGAQRVSIDETYSLKQLTWRYWFHFTSLIAIVVLMVVGFTPIMGVFYATLIAFGVSFFRSETALKPKKLIAALRSGSIGVLGVAATCASAGIIVGVVTLTGLGLKFSSIVISYAGGNLFLTCVFTGILMWVIGLAVPVTASYIIGAVIAAPALIMLKVPDYAAHMFIFYYAVLSEVSPPTALSPFAAAALTGGNPFKTTMMAWKYTLPAFIVPFMFTLHPDGVGLLLSGPWPKILWTSFTSMIGIAALAGGVDAWFLKRANGMERIFLAAGGLMLVYSSWLYDAIGLGLVVLVIVLQKMRTDI; encoded by the coding sequence ATGGATTCAGAACCAAGAGGGGACCAGGAATCTTCGGAACCTTTGATCAATGAAGAGCGGATAAAGGAAGCAGAAAAATATATTGAAGAAGAAGAAGGGGTCACCCGAAGGCTTTCGGGACCTTTCGAAACCTTTATCACTATTATGGCCGTAGCCATGTCCCTATATCACCTCTATGCCGCGGTGGGGACGGTGACCACCCAGATCCTTCGGGGAGTACATGTAGCTTTTGTCTTCTTTTTAGGCTTCCTGGTCTTTCCCCCCTTAAAAAGACTAAAAAATCGCATCGCCTGGTATGACATCGGTCTGGCCTTCCTGGGAGTAGCCACCATCGTCTATATGTTAGTTGACTTTGAAGAATTCATCTACCGGGCGGTGACACCCACTTTCTGGGATAAGGCCTTTGGGATCATTTTTATCTTGCTGGTCCTGGAGGTCGTCCGACGGGCCACCGGCTGGATTATGCCCTTTATCAGTATTCTTTTTTTGATCTATGCCTATATGGGCCCTCAATTGCCGTCCCCCTGGACCCATCGCGGCTATGATGTGGAACGCATCGTCGGCCACATGTATATGACCCTGGAAGGGATCTTTGGCGTCCCGATCGATGTCTCCGCCACCTTTATAATTCTATTTACCATTTATGGAGCCTTTCTGGAATATTCCGGGGCCGGTAAATTCTTTATCGATTTTTCCTTTGCCGCTATGGGCCGGAAACCTACCGGTGCCGGCCGGACCGTGACTTTAGCCTCCTTTCTTTTAGGTGGGCCTTCGGGCAGCGGGGTGGCTACGACCGTTACCTTGGGATCTGTGGCCTATCCCATGCTGGCCAAAGCCGGATATGACAAGGAATCGGCCGGTGGATTGCTTTCGGCCGGGGGGATAGGGGCCATCATTTCGCCGCCGGTCCTGGGAGCGGCCGCCTTTCTGATTGCCGAGATTTTAAAAATCTCCTACCTCGATGTCCTGCGTATGGCGGTAATGCCCACCCTCCTCTATTACTTATCCATCTTTCTGATGGTCGAGTTTGACGCCAAAAAATTCGGCGCCCAACGAGTCTCCATCGATGAGACCTATAGCCTAAAGCAATTAACCTGGCGCTATTGGTTTCATTTTACCTCTTTGATTGCCATCGTGGTCCTGATGGTCGTGGGTTTTACGCCCATTATGGGGGTCTTTTATGCCACCCTGATCGCCTTTGGGGTGAGCTTTTTCAGATCCGAAACGGCCTTAAAACCCAAAAAATTAATTGCCGCCCTGCGATCCGGTTCTATCGGCGTATTAGGGGTGGCCGCCACCTGCGCCAGCGCCGGCATCATTGTCGGGGTGGTGACCCTGACCGGATTGGGGCTGAAATTCAGTTCTATCGTCATCAGCTATGCCGGAGGTAATTTATTCCTGACTTGTGTATTTACGGGGATATTGATGTGGGTTATCGGTCTGGCGGTCCCGGTAACAGCCTCTTATATCATCGGCGCGGTTATTGCCGCCCCGGCCCTGATCATGCTCAAGGTTCCGGATTATGCGGCCCACATGTTTATTTTCTACTATGCCGTTTTATCCGAAGTTTCTCCGCCCACGGCCCTCTCCCCCTTTGCCGCGGCGGCCCTGACCGGTGGGAACCCTTTTAAAACCACCATGATGGCCTGGAAATACACCCTGCCGGCCTTCATCGTCCCATTCATGTTCACCTTGCATCCCGATGGGGTCGGCCTGCTTTTGTCCGGCCCCTGGCCCAAGATCCTCTGGACCTCCTTCACTTCCATGATCGGCATTGCCGCCCTGGCCGGTGGCGTGGATGCCTGGTTTTTAAAAAGGGCCAATGGGATGGAACGTATTTTCCTGGCCGCCGGCGGCTTGATGCTGGTTTATTCTTCGTGGCTTTATGATGCCATCGGTCTGGGATTGGTGGTCCTGGTTATTGTTCTCCAGAAAATGAGAACGGATATTTGA